Genomic window (Hydrogenimonas cancrithermarum):
GTTTTTCGAAGCCGAGCTCTACAAACGCCTGGAAAGCGCCAAAGAGGCAAAAGAGAAGTACAGTATTCTGGTAGGAGGGGCAGGTCTTTCGGGTGTCGAAATCGCAGCGGAGATGCAGGCTTTTTTCAACCGCTACTATCGCTCCAACGCATTGGCGTGCGGCCAGCTTCAAATCCATCTGGCGGGCGGGGCCCTTTTGCACGGTATGCATCCGAGCATCGTCAAACGGACACGGAGGCGTCTGCGGGAGCTTGGGGTTGTCGCACATATCGGCGCGCATATTGCCCGTGTCGAAGAGCGGCGGGCCTATCTGGAAAACGGCGAAACGATCGATTTCGATTTCATGATCTTCACGGGCGGTATCATGGCGGCACCCTTCGTCCAGTCACTCCCTTTCAAGAAAAACCGGATCGGGCAGGTCGAAGTCGATGCCTATCTGCGTCCCGAGGGTGTCGAGAATGTCTTTGTCGTGGGCGATGCGGCGGACCTGAAGGACCGGAAAGGAAAACCTGTCCCTCCCACCGCGCAGAGTGCGGAGCAAAGCGGTACGACAGCAGGCCGTAACATCGTCGCTCTGTTGAGTGGCGAAGAGCTGGAGAGAGTCGACATTCGGCTGAGAGGGCTCGCCATCGCCCTCGGCGGCCGCTTCGCGATTATCGATACAGGATGGTTGCGCATCTACGGTGTGCCGGCATACCTGGGCAAGAAAGCGATCGAAAAGTTCTACAAATGGCCTTTGCGCCTCAGGGCGAAAAAAGGGTTCAAAAAGCTCGGTATCTGCAAAGGTTAACCGAACATCTTCTTCATCAGCTTGAAAAAGGCTTTGAAGAGCCCTTTGTTGCCGATGAGATCGTTGACGAATTCGTCGTATGTGACACCGCGTTCTTCGAGATAGCCGCGAAGATATTTTTCGGAGGCTTCCATGCCTCCCACCGCTTCGATCTCGATCAGCTTTTCATAGATCGGCTCGATCGCTTTGACGGCCTCTTTGGGCGCGGCTTTTCGGAATGCCGTATATCCGGTGATCTCATTGGTAAGCGGGTCGACTTTCGTTTCGAACTCCGTGACGACCCAGTAATAGCGGCCGTCTTTGGCGAGATTCTTGACGATGGCGAAAATATTCTCTCTGTTCCTGATGCGGTCCCACATCATTTTGAAGACGATTCTGGGCATATCCGGATGACGGATGATGTTGTGCGGCTGGCCGATGAGTTCGGACTCCTTGTATCCGCTGATCTGAACGAAGTAGTCGTTACCGTACTCGATAACGCCTTTTGTATCCGTTTTGCTGACGATATAGCGCTTGGGATCGAGCGTGATCTCTTCATCGATCGGAGTGGGTCGTGCCATGATAAATACCTTGTGGTTAAAAATGTTCAATTTTGTAAAAACGCCCTATTTTTCGGGCTTTTATTATACCTAATTTAATCAAAAACAGATTACAATTTGTTTAAGAAAACGGGAGATCGAAAGATGAAAAAAGAGGATGCGGTAAAACATATCGAGGCGGCGATCACGGCACACGAGAGACAGTTGAAAACGAGCCGCTTCATGGCCTACGGAATGAAAGTCGACGAGAAGGATGCGGCCTTGCATGAAAAGGTGTGCAGTTTCGGTGCATGGCTTTATGAAAATATCGAATGGCTGAAACGTTTTTTCGGGGCTTCCACGATCGAGGAGATTGAAAAACTTCACTCGCTGTGGCATAATGAAAACCGAAAGATTTACGATCTTTATCTGAAAAAGAACACGAAGGGGTTGCTTGGAAAACTCTTCGGGCCCTCTGGAATCGAGAAGGGGGATATCGACCGGGCCAAAGCCTATTATGCCGATCTGAAGAGTGTTTCCGACGCGCTGCTCAAGCGGATGAAAGTACTGCTGGTGCGTGCGAAATCGAGGCCCGAAAGCGATTATGAAAAGATAGAGGAGAAGTAGAGATGGCAAAAGAGCACAGTTTCGACATTTCGGCCAAAGCCGATATGCAAGAGATCAAAAACGCGACTCAGCAGGCACAGAAGGAGGCGGAGAACCGCTATGACTTCAAAGGGATCGCCAAGGAGATCGACCTGAACGAAAAGGCGAAGACGATTACGGTTACGAGTTCCAGCGACAACAAACTCGATGCGTTGATCGACATCCTGATCGGAAAGATCATCAAGCGGGGGCTCTCGCCGAAGACACTCAAAGAGACGGCCCGCGAAGATGCCAGTGGCGGAACGCGCCGGGCGGTTTTCACCATCGTCGACGCGATCGGCAAAGATGACGCCAAACGAATCGTCAAAGAGATCAAGGGGATGAAGCTGAAAGTACAGGCTTCGATCCAGGGTGACGAGATCCGTGTCAGCGGCAAGTCGCTGGACGATCTGCAGGCGGTGATGGCGCACCTCAAATCGCTCGATTTCGACTTCCCGATCAACTTCGGAAACTACCGCTAAGTGGCCGAATTCAAGGATGAGTGGACGCAGGAGGAGTTCCTGCGGGCCAAAAAGGAGCTGGAAGCACAGGGACGGCAGGTATTGCTGGTCGATACGATCGCCAAGCCGATCGAGGGCGTGGAAACCCTGCTCTACAATCCCTACGAGCTGAAAGAGTACCCTGAAGGGACGGTGCTTCTCTTTTACTGTGACACAGGCAAAGAGACTAAAGAGCGTTTGCCAGAGTTTCGCAAGAGATTTCCCGATAAAATCTGCATATCGTTGCGCGGCGGCCGCGGCTACTGGCGCAAGACACTACGCATATAGGGGAAACGATGGGGGAGGCATGTCAAACGTTCGTGCAACTGATCGAAGCGGGCGACTACTACGAAGCACACGAAGCGCTCGAAGAGATTTGGTATCCGAAGCGGTTTGAAAAAGATAACGAAATTTCGTTGATCAAAGGGTTCATCAATGCATCCGTAGCGTTCGAACTGGTCAAAAAGGGACGGATGGAACCTGCCAGAAAGACATGGAAGGTCTACCTGAAGTATCGTACGCTGATCGAATGTGTCGAGTCTGAGCATCTGCCGCTCTATCGGAAGGTCGACGCGCTTTTGGAGCAGAAATATGAACAACTGTTCGGGGCGTGAATATCACGAGGCGACGAAGCACTCCTGGATTTCTGTCCGCCAAAACCCCAACAGGCTCGATTGGGAGCGTCAGCCCGCATTGATGAAGCTCTACCCTTCGGAGCTTCCGCGGATCGAACTTTCAAAAAACTTTCCTTCCCACACACTGATTTACCATATTGGCGGCATAACCGCAAAAAAGAGCTATCCGGGCGTCGAGTACTATCTGCGTACCAACCCGAGTGCCGGGGCGCTCTACCCGAACGAAATCTATTTTCAGGCGCGGGATGTCGAAGGGTTCGACGATGGCATCTACCATTTCGAGGTGGGAAGTTCATCGGCGGTTCTGCTTCAGCCGTTGGAAGAGAAGACGGGGCTCGAGCCGCTTTTGAAGCTCTCCTCCCGGATGAAAGGGTTGCTCTTTTTTGTGAGTTCGCCGTGGTACCGCTCGGCCTGGAAATACAAAAACCGCGCCTACCGCTACACGCTTCTCGATGCCGGCCATCTTCTCGGTACGATCGAAGCGGGAAGCTACCTCTACGAACACGCCTACCGCATCGCCTACGATATCGATTTGGAAGGATTGAACCGCTTTTTCGGTTTCGGTCCCGAAGAGTTCTTTCTCTCCGCCGCGATCGTCGCCGTACCGGATAGGGGCAAAGAGGTGTCGTTGCCCGCATCGACGCTCGTTCAGAGCGATCCGACAGGTGTCTTCGAACCCAATTCGGTGATCGAACGGGCCTATCGGGATACGCTGCGTCTGAAGGCGTGCCGAAAAGCGGCGCGTTTTCCACATTTTACCTTTCACAAAGAGGCGTGGGAAGAGACGATTCTGCGCCGCCGATCGATTCGGGAGTTCGCGAAGCGGCCGATCACGAAAGCGCAGTTTGAAGCGATCATGGAGATCGTCGATCAGCCGATACCGAGCGACTGCGACGAACCGCTTCAAATCTACGCGGTGATCAATCGTGTCGAGGGGATGCCTTTGGGCGTTTGGCATCGCGGCGAAATGGTCAAAATCGGCGACTTCTCCAAAAAAGCGGGCTACCTCTGTCTCGAGCAGCGGCTCGGCAGCGAAAGTGCCGTCACCTTTTTCATACTGTCGGATGGATGCAACTATCGTGCACTCTATCAAAAGGCGGGAGTCGTGGGCCATCGCCTCTATCTCGCCTCGGGCTACCTCGGGATCGGATGCAGTGGGATCGGTGCCTACTACGACGACGATGTCGCAGCGTTCTTGCAGAGCGATGCGATGGTTCTCTATGCCCTGGCCATCGGTAGATAAGAAATTTTGTTCTTTTTTCGGCAACGTGCTACAATTGTGCCATGACATTGGATAACAAAAACCTATGGCCGCTGACGCTTTTGAAGTTGATGATGGTCGTATTGACGGGAATTGTCGTATATACCGGTATCGAGTATTATAAGCAAAGAGAGCTCGAAGGCGTCGCCAGGCGGGCACAGGAGAATCAGCAGCGGCTGATTTCACTGGAGCTGGAAACGTTCAAGACGACATCCGACATCGTCGCGACATTGATGTTCGACGATACGACACGGCAGCTGCTTTACGATGCGACGCACGGGGGTGACGAAGAGAAGATTCGCAGGACGCTCTATCGACGCTATGCGCCGATCTACAAGAAACTTGCAGATTACAAACTGCGCCATTTCCAGTTCCATCTGCCGGACGGCCGCTCTTTTTTGCGTATTCACAAAGCGGATGTTTATGGAGATTCGCTTCTGGAAATCAGGCCGTCGATCGCGAAGATCGTCAAAACCCATAAACCTCTGTACGGTTTCGAGACCGGACGCTACCTGGAAGCTTACCGGGCGATCTATCCGCTCTTCTATCGTGGAAACTACGTTGGAAGTGTCGAACTCTCCTTTACGTTCGATGTCATGAAACGTATGCTCGAACGGATCCATCGAGGTTCGACGCAATACTATCTGATCCTCGATTTCAAAGAGCTCAAAAAAGTGGTCGACTGGAAACGCCTGCACGCTTACCGCCGATGCTTCATCGACCCGGACTTCGTCATAAACGAGAAGTGTGCACAGACGTGCCGAAAATTGAAATCGATCGGTTTCAAGACCGACCTCTCTTCCTATCGCGAATTTTCCAAAATCGTGCAGGGGCCGGACCGATATTTCTACATACTCAGTTTTCTGCCGCTCAGGATGATCGACGGACATCCGGGCGGCTACTATATCGTGATCCAGAAAGATACGGGTGCGGTCGCGGGGGTCGTTTCGGGTGCGCGGATCGCCCTGATCGCCCTGGCTCTGGCCGTACTTGTTGCGATACTGCTTATCGTGATGCTCCATATTTACAGGATCAAAGCCCGTGCGGCCGAATTGGACGCACTCACGGGGGCTTACAACCGGCGTGGTTGTCTGCGCAGACTCGGCAACAACGGAAAACGCTACGCTCTTCTGTTCGTCGATATCGACCATTTCAAACAGATCAACGATACATACGGGCATGATGTAGGCGACGAAGTGCTCAAGACGGTGGCACGGATCATGGCCACACATATCCGGCGTGAGGATGTCCTGTGCCGTTACGGAGGGGAAGAGTTTCTGGTTTTCGTGAGCAACGCATCGCAGGATCAGGCACGGATGATCGCCGAAAAGCTTCGTAAGCATATCCAGATCCATCGATTCGACGGGGTGGAAAATGTCACCGTAAGCATCGGCATCGCGATTCGGCGCCGAAACGAGTCGATCGGTTCGCTGATCGCAAGAGCGGACAAAAATCTATACAAAGCGAAAAACGAAGGCCGCAACAGGGTGAGTTCGGATGAAGATGAAGGTCTGAAAAAAGATTGAACGGAAGTTTATAATGGTCGGAGTGGCGGGATTTGAACCCGCGGCCTCTACCACCCCAAGGTAGCACGCTAACCAGGCTGCGCCACACCCCGACATCGATGGAGTGCAATTATACCAAAATTGGGATTTCTTTCAAGGGATCACTCCAAAATATCTTCGTAAAAGTCGTAACAGGAGATATAGTAGATGCCATTTTGCTTTTTGATGCGTTTGTCTCCCTTCTTATAGGCTTTCTTGAACCGTTTGACAACCTGTTTGGCTTTGTTGTAGTTGTACTGTTGTCGTTGAATCAGGTCGCCTAGGGGAATCCAGCACTCATCTTCACTCTTTTGCTCGTTTCTCTTCTCTTTGGTATTTTTTTCGCTTTTTTTCGCTTTTTCCGGTTTGGCCTCTTCTTCCGGTTCGACGTCGATGTGCGGCCTTTTTTCTTCATCTTCGTTTGGCTTTACATGTGTCAACTGGTAATTGTTTTGATAAATCGTTTTCATCTCATGAAACGCCTGCTTGAGAAGTGTGATCTCCTGCTGCAGTGTTTGCGTGATCTGTGCGTTCGCCTCTTTGAGATCTTCGATGGATGCTTTCAAAACCTCTATGGTTTCGTCTTTGGCCTTGAGAATCTCCCGGTATTCGTCGATGAGTGAAACATGTTCTATCTTCTCTTCCTGACCAGGTTTGTCAACATCTTGTTCTATATCCGATGCGACGATGACATAGTATCGCCCGTCGATCTTTCTTGACGGCAGTGTGCCGCGTTTGATCTTCGCATAGACACTCTGCCTCGAAAGACCGTGCATCTTGGCGTATTCCGAGGGCTTGACAAGTTGTTGCATATTGACACCCTATTGTTGACATTTTCTTTTCATTATACCAAAAAGAGAAGATCCATCACCCGAAGTATGTCATTTCGTATAGAAGGGTTCTGTACAGAATGTGACAGGTGAAGAAAAATGGCGACGCGATGCGGGAAGGGAAAAACGCTTCGTTTACTCGACACCCTTTTTGACAGGGACAAAAAGGCAGCTCTCTTTTGGAAATTCTTTGATAACGCCGTTCTCTTTTTTAAACTGTGTAATGATCTGTTCTCCATCTTTTTCGATCGGCGCGACAAGAACTCCTTTGTCCGCAAGCTGGTCGAAAAGTGTCTGTGGAACTTGTGGGGTGGAAGCCGAAAAGAGAATTCTGTCGAAGGGTGCGTACTGCCGCCATCCGCGCTGTCCATCGTCCAGACGCGTGTGAATGTTGTGGATGTCGAGTTTTTTGAAGCGTGTTTTCGCCTCTTTCAGCAATGCGTCAATCCGTTCGATGGTAAAGACACGCCGAAAAAGACGGCTCAGGATAGCAGCTTGGTAACCGCTGCCACAGCCGATTTCCAGAACGTTGTCAGCCCCATCGGGCTCGAGATAGACTGTCATTTTGGCGACGGTAATGGGTGAACTGATCCATTGGTTGGCTTTGATCGGAAGCGCGTCGAGACGATATGCCCAGTGCCGGAACCCCTGAGGGACGAAAAGCTCCCGTTCGATCTCGGTAAACGCTTTGTAGACGGAGGGTGTGAGTTCGACCTCGTCGGCCAGAGCGTCTGCGAATTTTTGAAGGATAATGCGCCCGGCATTATCCATGAAAGAGATCCATCTCGATGTAGCGGCGGATGCGTTTGACTTCTCTCGGGTCGAAGATACCTTCGATCACTTCTGCATAGTCGTCGCTGATCGCTTTGCCGTTCGGGTCGATGATGGCACTGCTGCGTGCCATATCGGGGTTGGCGCTGTCGGCTGCGACGACATAGCACTGGTTGGTGATGGCGAGCGCACGCGTGAGGATTTCGTAGTGTTGTTTACGCGGTTTCCCCCAGAGCGAAGGGTTCAATATGATATCCGCACCGCGCAGTTTGAGCCAAAATTCGGTAAACCGAAGTTCGAAGCAGACGATGATCCCGAATTTGATACCGTCGATCTCAAAAATTTTGATCTCCTCTTCGCTTCCCGCTTTGAAATGGTGATGCTCGTTGCCCAACGGAAAGAGTTTGACTTTGTGCTGGGTATGGACGATATCGCCATTGTGGATGACATCCGTGCGGTTGACGAAATCTTCCCCTTCCTTGGCGATGGTTGTTAATGTGATGATTTTGTCACGGCTTATCTTTTTGATCTGCTCGAGCGCGTAAAGGCCGGCTTCCGCCGCTTCGTTCATGCGGTCGTACGCGAAGCCTGTAAGGCACACTTCGGGTGTGACGATGATCGAATGTTCCGGTAGATTCGCGATAAGCTCCAGCAGATGGGCGATGTTCTCGTCGAAATTTTCGCTTGTCGCCATCTGAATGGCGAAGGTTTTCCATTTTAGATTAGAAGTCGTCAAAACTAATGCTCCCTTTCGAGTAATTGGTGACATTTCCTTCGAAGAAATTCGTTTTTTGGTCGTTGAAGGTTGAAAAACTGTCAACCCATTTGATCGGATTGTCGGCGCCGAACATCGGCTCGAGCCCGATCGCCCTCAAGCGTTTGTCGGTCAGATACTGTACATACTGGTCGATGATCTGCTGATTGAGGCCCAGAATCTGATCTTCCGTGACATACCAGCCCCAGTTGCGTTCGAGTTCGTAAGCCTGTCGGTACATCTCGCGCATATTTTTGACCACACGCTCGTTGAACAGGTGAGGGTACTCTTTTTTGATCTCTTTGATGATATTGCTGTAGAGTGCCAGGTGCGTCACTTCGTCGCGCTGGATAAAGCGGATCATCTGTGCGCTTCCGAGCATCTTCCCGCTGCGTGCCAGGGCATACATTGCGGAGAAGCCGCTGTAGAAGTAGATTCCTTCCAGGCACTGGTTCGCCACGAGCATGTAAAGTTTCGCTTCATCGTCGTCCTGCGCCTTTTCGCCGAACTTTTCGTAAACGTCTCCGATGAAAGAGTTTTTTCGAAGCAGTTCACTGTCACTTTTCCACATGTCGTAAATCTCGTCGGTATTGATCGAGATACTGTCGACCATGACGGCGTAGCTCTGCGAATGAAGCGCCTCTTCGAAGGCTTGCCGGACTAGGCACATATTAACTTCCGGTGCCGTGATCCAGGGGTTGACGTTGTCGACGGTGTTGTTGGTCTGGATCGAGTCCATAAAGATGAGCTGCGCGAGTACTTTGTCGTACATGCGGCGTTCCGCCGGCAGAAGATGCTTGTAGTCCCTCGCATCCTCAGTCAAATCGACTTCGGTCGGGAACCAAGTATTCGCCATCATCACTTCCCAGAGGTTGTAAGCCCAGGGATAAGAACATCGGTTCAGATTGATGATTCCGGCCGTACAGCCGTTGATGATAGAGGTGGTTGAACGTGTCGTATCACATTCGGTGTTGTATAGCTTTTTTTTCATAGCTCTTCAGTACCTCTTGATTCAGAATATTTTTAGGTTAGAAGAGATTTTAACCTAATGTTGTTTTAATGTTGTTTAATGGAGAACAAGAAGGAAGTTAAATAAAAAAAACAAATAAGTAAAGAAGGAGAGCGGGAATGCTCCCTCTTCTTATTGACAGCCCATGCACTCCATGCTACGGTCGGCAACCTCTTCGACCATCTCCGGAGACTGGCTTCTGAGATAGTAGGTCGATTTGATGCCCAGATTCCACGCTTCGGTGTAGATCTCGTGCAGGTAGCGGCCACTCGCTTTGTCGAGCGACATGAAAATATTGAGACTCTGCCCCTGATCGATCCACTTCTGGCGAACCGCTGCGGCACGCACCAGTACCTTCTGGTCGAGTTCGAATGCCGGGGTGTAGTAC
Coding sequences:
- a CDS encoding NAD(P)/FAD-dependent oxidoreductase; protein product: MHHVVIVGGSYGGLRALKELSKHPHIRITVIDRHPYHFLQTEGYDLIAGKTPFDETIIGLRSLCAGFGDNVTFMHAVAEKLEPENHRLICEDGQVVEYDYIVIAAGAITRFFESVEGLRSCSYGVKSLRAAFKLKQFFEAELYKRLESAKEAKEKYSILVGGAGLSGVEIAAEMQAFFNRYYRSNALACGQLQIHLAGGALLHGMHPSIVKRTRRRLRELGVVAHIGAHIARVEERRAYLENGETIDFDFMIFTGGIMAAPFVQSLPFKKNRIGQVEVDAYLRPEGVENVFVVGDAADLKDRKGKPVPPTAQSAEQSGTTAGRNIVALLSGEELERVDIRLRGLAIALGGRFAIIDTGWLRIYGVPAYLGKKAIEKFYKWPLRLRAKKGFKKLGICKG
- a CDS encoding PAS domain-containing protein, which encodes MARPTPIDEEITLDPKRYIVSKTDTKGVIEYGNDYFVQISGYKESELIGQPHNIIRHPDMPRIVFKMMWDRIRNRENIFAIVKNLAKDGRYYWVVTEFETKVDPLTNEITGYTAFRKAAPKEAVKAIEPIYEKLIEIEAVGGMEASEKYLRGYLEERGVTYDEFVNDLIGNKGLFKAFFKLMKKMFG
- a CDS encoding YajQ family cyclic di-GMP-binding protein, with protein sequence MAKEHSFDISAKADMQEIKNATQQAQKEAENRYDFKGIAKEIDLNEKAKTITVTSSSDNKLDALIDILIGKIIKRGLSPKTLKETAREDASGGTRRAVFTIVDAIGKDDAKRIVKEIKGMKLKVQASIQGDEIRVSGKSLDDLQAVMAHLKSLDFDFPINFGNYR
- a CDS encoding DUF309 domain-containing protein is translated as MGEACQTFVQLIEAGDYYEAHEALEEIWYPKRFEKDNEISLIKGFINASVAFELVKKGRMEPARKTWKVYLKYRTLIECVESEHLPLYRKVDALLEQKYEQLFGA
- a CDS encoding nitroreductase family protein: MNNCSGREYHEATKHSWISVRQNPNRLDWERQPALMKLYPSELPRIELSKNFPSHTLIYHIGGITAKKSYPGVEYYLRTNPSAGALYPNEIYFQARDVEGFDDGIYHFEVGSSSAVLLQPLEEKTGLEPLLKLSSRMKGLLFFVSSPWYRSAWKYKNRAYRYTLLDAGHLLGTIEAGSYLYEHAYRIAYDIDLEGLNRFFGFGPEEFFLSAAIVAVPDRGKEVSLPASTLVQSDPTGVFEPNSVIERAYRDTLRLKACRKAARFPHFTFHKEAWEETILRRRSIREFAKRPITKAQFEAIMEIVDQPIPSDCDEPLQIYAVINRVEGMPLGVWHRGEMVKIGDFSKKAGYLCLEQRLGSESAVTFFILSDGCNYRALYQKAGVVGHRLYLASGYLGIGCSGIGAYYDDDVAAFLQSDAMVLYALAIGR
- a CDS encoding diguanylate cyclase; amino-acid sequence: MTLDNKNLWPLTLLKLMMVVLTGIVVYTGIEYYKQRELEGVARRAQENQQRLISLELETFKTTSDIVATLMFDDTTRQLLYDATHGGDEEKIRRTLYRRYAPIYKKLADYKLRHFQFHLPDGRSFLRIHKADVYGDSLLEIRPSIAKIVKTHKPLYGFETGRYLEAYRAIYPLFYRGNYVGSVELSFTFDVMKRMLERIHRGSTQYYLILDFKELKKVVDWKRLHAYRRCFIDPDFVINEKCAQTCRKLKSIGFKTDLSSYREFSKIVQGPDRYFYILSFLPLRMIDGHPGGYYIVIQKDTGAVAGVVSGARIALIALALAVLVAILLIVMLHIYRIKARAAELDALTGAYNRRGCLRRLGNNGKRYALLFVDIDHFKQINDTYGHDVGDEVLKTVARIMATHIRREDVLCRYGGEEFLVFVSNASQDQARMIAEKLRKHIQIHRFDGVENVTVSIGIAIRRRNESIGSLIARADKNLYKAKNEGRNRVSSDEDEGLKKD
- a CDS encoding DUF3972 domain-containing protein; translation: MQQLVKPSEYAKMHGLSRQSVYAKIKRGTLPSRKIDGRYYVIVASDIEQDVDKPGQEEKIEHVSLIDEYREILKAKDETIEVLKASIEDLKEANAQITQTLQQEITLLKQAFHEMKTIYQNNYQLTHVKPNEDEEKRPHIDVEPEEEAKPEKAKKSEKNTKEKRNEQKSEDECWIPLGDLIQRQQYNYNKAKQVVKRFKKAYKKGDKRIKKQNGIYYISCYDFYEDILE
- a CDS encoding protein-L-isoaspartate(D-aspartate) O-methyltransferase, with protein sequence MDNAGRIILQKFADALADEVELTPSVYKAFTEIERELFVPQGFRHWAYRLDALPIKANQWISSPITVAKMTVYLEPDGADNVLEIGCGSGYQAAILSRLFRRVFTIERIDALLKEAKTRFKKLDIHNIHTRLDDGQRGWRQYAPFDRILFSASTPQVPQTLFDQLADKGVLVAPIEKDGEQIITQFKKENGVIKEFPKESCLFVPVKKGVE
- a CDS encoding carbon-nitrogen hydrolase family protein: MTTSNLKWKTFAIQMATSENFDENIAHLLELIANLPEHSIIVTPEVCLTGFAYDRMNEAAEAGLYALEQIKKISRDKIITLTTIAKEGEDFVNRTDVIHNGDIVHTQHKVKLFPLGNEHHHFKAGSEEEIKIFEIDGIKFGIIVCFELRFTEFWLKLRGADIILNPSLWGKPRKQHYEILTRALAITNQCYVVAADSANPDMARSSAIIDPNGKAISDDYAEVIEGIFDPREVKRIRRYIEMDLFHG
- a CDS encoding ribonucleotide-diphosphate reductase subunit beta, with the protein product MKKKLYNTECDTTRSTTSIINGCTAGIINLNRCSYPWAYNLWEVMMANTWFPTEVDLTEDARDYKHLLPAERRMYDKVLAQLIFMDSIQTNNTVDNVNPWITAPEVNMCLVRQAFEEALHSQSYAVMVDSISINTDEIYDMWKSDSELLRKNSFIGDVYEKFGEKAQDDDEAKLYMLVANQCLEGIYFYSGFSAMYALARSGKMLGSAQMIRFIQRDEVTHLALYSNIIKEIKKEYPHLFNERVVKNMREMYRQAYELERNWGWYVTEDQILGLNQQIIDQYVQYLTDKRLRAIGLEPMFGADNPIKWVDSFSTFNDQKTNFFEGNVTNYSKGSISFDDF